The sequence CGAGCCATTGGGAATGATCCCCCTGTGAAAAAGAATACACAGAGgagggacacagagggagaagtgAGATGGGCCTTAGCACtcacagagaggggagggggggggggactctctGATACTTGAACACACCCCCCTGCAGTGGTAAAAATAACGGTGGGGCTTTGTGGGAGTATTATCTCTCTGGAGTTTGTTGAACAACCAGGCGgacagataaaacacacacacacacacacacacacacacacacaaaaacacaaacacagataaagaAGGTACAAACAACTgatactgaaagaaaaaaaatcacatgaagGCGAAAAGCTGATGCAGATAACAATTTGGATTTAtgatcaatttttttttgttttaagtctcAGCACTTTACCCTTTTAGCTCTTCATTTCAGCCGCaatctgatttgtttttttatactgTGATTGGGTTGTTGCgttgattgtttttattgtgtgttctgtgtctgttggtaataataataataatacaacaatTCCACAGACTACTTTAAATGTCGATTCATGAAGTCCTCACTCAGTCAAGCTGGTCTTACATTGTTTTAGTTTCATTTTGTAGTTTAGTTTCTCATGGTGTGAAGTTAATGTGACTCAGAGAACATATGAACATTTTCTTATCTTAATGTCATTTCATGTATTTACAGgtgtgtcatgtgactgaaTCAGCCACTCACCTTTACGTGCTACTGGTGACTGTTGACTACTCTTCAATGTCGTGATTTCATACGTGTCGTAACTTGTTTGTTAATCATTTTACCATGATGCAATGTGGATAAAAACAGGATTGCAAAACTTATTACACCATCATTTCCCTGCAGTTACGGCTGCTTCCAGCCCACACTGTTTGTCTATTATCTGACGACCTCTACTGGCCAATGCAAGCATTGCACTGTTATAAAACAAAGGGTCTCTAgcgcaaacatttaaaaatacaatccTTTATTTAACATATACAGTATTACATGTGAATTCCTTTACCATAGTGAGAGTGATGGTACATGTAAAGctacagaaatgtaaaaaaataatttgaaaaacTGTGTTGTACAAAAGGatataaaaagtgttttcattgttgAGTATTGGACACTAATATCCCTTTAgaaatatatttacaataaacCCATATGAGATACACGACAACAGCTTCAATGCTGCTAATATGTACAACTATATAGatcaatgtgtctgtgtgcagataACAAATGCTTATTTTATATTAAGTTAAATATACTCACAGAACAGGTCATGTGTTTGGTATAAGCATTGCTAGCTGATGCCTTCATCCTGTGGTTTTCTTTGGCTTTGGTCATGATGGGATATTTTTTGTAAGGATAAACCAGTAATACTCCTCTTTATAAGAGAATGAGTAATAGTGCTAACAAAGATTTTTCATTCTGTCATAACAATGGGGAATTTCGACAATAGTGAGCAAAACCCTGTGAgcataaaacaaattatttggGTACAATTATTATGCTATGGAAGTTTCTGATCCTGACATTTATAAGTGGAAAATAAGATGAAGAAAAAATGTACTTGGTCTTCCCCCTTAAAGGGCCCTCTTGGTTTGAAGCACCAGAAATCTGGCAGTAGAAAATTAGGCTACACAAAAAGAACATAGCCTCGGGTGTGAGACAGTCTAGACGCTACTGCTCCAAGTCATGTGGCTTTAATGTAGTTCACTGACTGTGTGAGTCATTAGCTCAAAATATGCTAATGATATGCACTCCGTGCTGCTCCGAATGTGATGCAAAATCCCTTCCGGCTTTTCAAATCCTTTGTCCCTCCTCCGTTCCCGTTCTCTCGTCTAGATGTCCCGCTTGAGCTTCTCGATGCTGAAGTCACTGTCATGGTCCAGTTTGGAGAGCGTCTTCCTCACCCGCAGCGCCGTGAGGCGAGCTGGAGGGCTCTGGTACCAACACTCCTTCATGATCTTCACAATGGCTGAGAGAATCTGGACACACAAAGATAAATGTAACATAAGACATGGGTGTGTGTACCGTGTTCATACTGCTGTTTAGGGACTGGAGTGTCATTATTATATGTTATTGAATGATCGATCTGTGTTTACACCTATGTGAGTtatgttttactttctttgacAGACATAACTGTGTAAATTTGAGAATGCATGGGTGCTAAAGGTCAAACGAGGTGATACACAAAGTCATATTTGCAAAGCCCTGACAAATATAGTTGCACATGTCCATGGgcaagtatttgtgtgtgtgtgtcagataaCCTACTGGGTGGGAATGGAGCCTGTTGTGCAGACTGGGCTTCTGCTGGTCCACACAGACcaccttcttcatctcctcaaaGCTGGGATCTGTAGGCACCATGTCATAGAAGGGAGGACGATACTCTTCGACGATTCCTAAAGCAAgccccaaaagaaaaaaaaagacttcttATGATGCTCTCCAGTAACTATCGAAAACAATCTTGGTGATGGGGCTCAATGGGGTCGTCAGGTGCAGAAATGTGCAGACTGCAATGTTAAATATGGTTAAAGTGGCATTAAGTTTGAAGTCCTTGTGCATTTTTAGAACATACATTTCTCCTCATTCTGAAATAGCCCACATGGAAATGAAGATAGGCTGTAGTGAGAGTTTTGTGAAGTTGATTTTCCAAACACGAGAGCAGGGAAAGATATCAATTCCCAGGCGAATACACTGGGATGAAAACCTAACAGgcctgctgagtgtgtgtgtgtgtgtgtgtgtggttgtctttgtgaaaacacacacatacacacatccacagaGAGTTATGAATGTCTGCCTATCTTGAGAAAGTGCATTTGTGCACGAGGCGCGTGCGTATGTGTGCGCTTGCATCTACAAATTGTGTGCATGGGCATCTGGACTATGTACAAGTGAGTGCTGACACCAGATAAGAGTGTTTATAATTACTGCGGAGCTAATCATGAGAGAGGAtagtagagacagacacagactagGAAAACACTGGAGTGCTGAGAGACATGGGACTAGCTGCCTCTTCTGTATTCACTATCTATGAGCCAGACAGACATggcagagaaaacacatttccaggATAATCTGTGGAAGACTAACACATCAAACTATAGAAGCTCCGTTGACATACACATTATGTGTGCACTACTTTCTTCCTGAAGTTTAATTTGGTAAAAACACCCAATGTTTCTGCTAATGGGAGAGCCTCCCGATaggctgttgttttattaccatTGACATTGGTCCGGCGGGAAATTTCCCAGAAGACCAGGCCCAGGGCCCAGATGTCAGTTTGCTTGTATGATTCAAATACGTCCATTCGAATAGTCTCGTCCAGAACCTCAGGGGCCATGTAGCGCTTGGTCCCAACACGAGGGTTGTTCCCCACATCGAGGTAATCATGGGACTGAGAGTGTATCACAGCCAGACCTGAGGAGAGAGCAAACCCAGAGCACAATATTAAAGTGTTTAATATAGAGTGCTTCAACAATTTTTAACATAACTTAAActaaccacaaaaaaaaaaccatcGGGATCAGCATGAAACAGCTGCTATGTCTCAACACTTGGAAACAGATAGGAGTCTAGTGTTCTTGCTGCGACGCGGCTCTCACCGAGATCAGCAATGCAGCACTGGCCGTTCCGCTTCACCAGGATGTTTCTGCTCTTCAGGTCTCGGTGGGCGATGGCTGGCTTTTCCTGGGAGCTGACGATCTCCGTGTGGAGGTGGACCAGGCCACAGGCCACGGACAGGCACATCCTCAGGCAGCTCTCTGGCTCCAGGCTGCTGTACTGCAGGAAGTCGTAGAGTGAACCCAGCTCATGAAAGTGAGTGACGAGCCACAGCTGGGTGCTGGAATTTTTGGATGTCATGTCAGAGGCTATGAACCCTACAAGCCAGAAGAAAAGATGTCTATTTCAATATCTGCCTTTTGGCAGGAGCTTTTTGAAATGACTTCTCAGCAGACGGACGGCATCACAACAATCTGCGGCCGTACCCAGGATGTTGTCGTGTCGCAGCTGCACAGTGTTgtaaatctctgtctctctgaaccAGGACTGCTCGTCTCTGGAGGAGAAGATCTTCACAGCCACACTCTCCCCCATCCAGGTTCCCCTCCACACCTCCCCATACCGGCCTTTAcctggagacagagagcgacacaatcacacaactgTAAAGTCATACAAACCGGGCAAAGCAGGGGTGAGAAAAAAGACTGACCGACACACTCAGCAAGTGAGATTTGTCTGGCCATGGTCCTTTGCACCAGATAAGGCAGCCCTGTCCCACTGCCTGATG comes from Pleuronectes platessa chromosome 6, fPlePla1.1, whole genome shotgun sequence and encodes:
- the acvrl1 gene encoding serine/threonine-protein kinase receptor R3, giving the protein MGSSALLTVVVVGAFLWISTTHAGAEDDEKLLCTCENDKGTCVNGTCRGDFCFYTWVRGYEERGCFSAVNYREQCYSSFERFYVSCCKENHCNALATPPPDINGETTTTTPPEFARPELWITVSVLLLIVAAGVCGLVLFLRFQHARCRLRNAEDQDVTMLKVPNGDDPTYNDIFDEFCTSGSGTGLPYLVQRTMARQISLAECVGKGRYGEVWRGTWMGESVAVKIFSSRDEQSWFRETEIYNTVQLRHDNILGFIASDMTSKNSSTQLWLVTHFHELGSLYDFLQYSSLEPESCLRMCLSVACGLVHLHTEIVSSQEKPAIAHRDLKSRNILVKRNGQCCIADLGLAVIHSQSHDYLDVGNNPRVGTKRYMAPEVLDETIRMDVFESYKQTDIWALGLVFWEISRRTNVNGIVEEYRPPFYDMVPTDPSFEEMKKVVCVDQQKPSLHNRLHSHPILSAIVKIMKECWYQSPPARLTALRVRKTLSKLDHDSDFSIEKLKRDI